The genomic segment AGCTCAACGGCTACGACTGGAAGAGCAGTGACGCGCGCGCCGACTTCGAGAAGATCAAAGACCTGCTCGGCCGCGAGATGCTCGATCAACGCTTCGCCGGCCTGAAGAACGCGCTCGAGAACGCGACCGACGACGACCGGGCCGCCATCGCGGAGATGATGCGCGACCTCAACGAGCTGCTCGAGGCGCACAAGCGGGGCGACGACACCGAGGAGCAGTTCGACGAGTTCATGGCCGAGCACGGCGAGTACTTCCCCGAGAACCCGCAGAACATCGACGAGCTGCTCGACACTCTCGCCCAGCGCGCTGCGGCGGCCCAACGGATGCGCAACTCGATGACGCAGCAACAGCGCGACGAACTCGACGCGCTCGCCCAGCAGGCCTTCGGCTCACCCGAGCTGATGCAATCGCTCTCGCAGCTCGACGGCAATCTGCGGGCGCTCCGACCGGGCGAGAACTGGGGCGGCTCGGAGGGCATGGAGGGGTCGGAAGGCCTGGGGCTCGGCGACGGCACCGGTGTCTTCCAAGACCTCGCCGACCTCGATCAGTTGACGGAGCAGCTCTCGCAGTCCTACGACGGCTCCCGCATGGACGACCTCGATCTCGAAAAGCTGTCGCGCCAGCTCGGGTCGGAGGCGGCGGTGGATGCGCGCACGCTGCAGCAGCTCGAGAAGGCCCTGCGCGAGACCGGCACCATGAAGCGCGGCTCCGACGGCCAGCTGAAGATGACTCCCAAGGCGATGCGGCAACTCGGCAAAGCCCTGCTGCGCGATGTGGCGGAGCGGATGTCGGGCCGCCGGGGCGCTCGTGATCTGCGGCAGGCGGGGGCGGCCGGCGATCTCTCCGGGGCCACCCGCGAATGGGCCTTCGGCGACACGGAACCGTGGGATGTGACGCGAACGATCACCAATGCCGTCACCAGGGCGGTCGGCGACCGAACCGCCGGTGCCGCCAAGGGCGTGCGCATCGAGATCGGCGACGTCGAGGTGCAGGAGACCGAGGATCGCACTCAGGCCTGCGTGGCGCTGCTCGTCGACACCTCGTTCTCGATGGCGATGGACGGGCGCTGGGTGCCGATGAAGCGCACGGCGCTGGCGTTGCACACCCTGATCACGAGTCGGTTCCGGGGCGACGACCTGCAGCTGATCGGCTTCGGCCGCCACGCCGAGGTGATGGACATCGAGCAGCTCACCGGTCTCGAGGCGAAGTGGGACAAGGGCACCAACCTGCACCACGCCCTGCTGCTGGCGAATCGGCACTTCCGCAAGCATCCGAACGCCCAGCCCGTGCTGTTGATCGTGA from the Herbiconiux aconitum genome contains:
- a CDS encoding vWA domain-containing protein, whose translation is MARANRRLTRGSRYGKYVDGPDPLAPPVDLKEALDAIGEDVMAGYSPEQALREFLRRGGRHQSGLDDLAGRVAERRRELTQKHNLDGTLREVKELLEKAVLAERKQLARDALMDEGDRALAQMQLDTLPSSAAAAVSELNGYDWKSSDARADFEKIKDLLGREMLDQRFAGLKNALENATDDDRAAIAEMMRDLNELLEAHKRGDDTEEQFDEFMAEHGEYFPENPQNIDELLDTLAQRAAAAQRMRNSMTQQQRDELDALAQQAFGSPELMQSLSQLDGNLRALRPGENWGGSEGMEGSEGLGLGDGTGVFQDLADLDQLTEQLSQSYDGSRMDDLDLEKLSRQLGSEAAVDARTLQQLEKALRETGTMKRGSDGQLKMTPKAMRQLGKALLRDVAERMSGRRGARDLRQAGAAGDLSGATREWAFGDTEPWDVTRTITNAVTRAVGDRTAGAAKGVRIEIGDVEVQETEDRTQACVALLVDTSFSMAMDGRWVPMKRTALALHTLITSRFRGDDLQLIGFGRHAEVMDIEQLTGLEAKWDKGTNLHHALLLANRHFRKHPNAQPVLLIVTDGEPTSHLEANGEVYFTYPPHPLTVAYAVRELDNSMRLGAKTTFFRLGEDPGLARFIASMAKRVGGTVVAPELDDLGAAVVGSYLGSRRGDDGLDGASGGSFDDMFGRGWGRWG